The following is a genomic window from Aythya fuligula isolate bAytFul2 chromosome 7, bAytFul2.pri, whole genome shotgun sequence.
TTTTGCGATGGGTAAATAGTGTTGATGTGAAAATAATGGCTGTGGAAAAACACCTATACAGCTAATAGGTTTGGACAGGCTTGGTTTTTTAAGCTTTGACAGCAGCGTGCTGTAGGATTAGGCCATAACAGGTTTCACTGGAGCCTGCCTGCTGTAGGATTTCAGGAGTTGCTGCTTCCTCGGTTAGTGCAACCTAAGAGAGGCTGACTGCTGAAGAAATTGAGCCTACCCACAGGTAGGATGGATTTAGGAAACTGGATGAAGCTGAGCATCTGGTCCAGTGGCATTTACAGGCCAGCACAATAAACAAAAAGGCTTAAAATTTGCCGGAAGGTGAGCTTTGTTGACTCGTCCCATGGCTTACTAACAGTGCAGAGCTTTTACACGTCTTTAGGGAGGCTCCCTGTAAGTGGCTTTCTGTATTTAACTTCAAAACTTGGTAGGTGACCTGACAGCTCCGTGTGGGTGGAGGTAGTGTCCAGGCAAGGGCttgtcctcatttttttctgcacacaGGTGAACTgagcaagaagaaataaaatctaaatgGGTTTAATTGGATTAAAAACTACTTGAGAGAATGTCTCGTGTTGTTTTGTCCCTTTTTGGCTTTGAATTTCTTGAAACTTTATGAGCAGTGTTTCAGCCTGCACCTGGCTCTGAAGTCTTCCATGCAAATGCGTGCACCGTCGTGGCTTCTAATCAAATGAgtttcacagctctgctccaggagGGGAGAGCGATCACCTGGGAGAAGGAATGCAGACAGCAATTACAGGCTAGATGCGGCTGCTGCTTTGGAGTTGGAAGTTACTGCGAggacaggggctgcagctcgcTGTCCCAAGCGTGGCTTTCTGCAAGGAGAGGTTTCTCTGCTTCAAGTTCTCTTGTAGTTGTGTGATGAGGAGGACTTAAAAGTGTTAGTAAACTGAAGTGGTCTAATGGAGTTTGTAATTACATGGTATGGCATTAACCTGCTTGCTTTGAAGTGCAAATCGTTCCGAGGTGCAACTGAAAGGACGCTTCTCTCTTTGGCAGCTGTGGCCAGCCCTGTCGTGTGGCAGAAGGACTGTGCAAAGGGCCCGGAGGTGTGGTGCCAGAGCCTTCGGACGGCATCGCAATGCGGAGCGGTGAAGCACTGCCAGCAGAACGTCTGGAACAAGCCCACTGTAGTAAGTATCAACTGCTGAGATGTCTGCTTCCCACTTGCAGCTTGGGTGGCTGGTTTTCGTATGCCGACAAAGATTTTCCAGTCTCTGATTGGAGTTAAGTGCTACATCTGACACATCTGACTCGTCTTGGTTGCCACGAGTTAATTTGGGTGGCAGATAAGGGttgctttccattttgttgCATTGCACAACTTGTCTGCTGACTTCTCGTGTGACCTGTTGCACAATTGCTGAGCAGTATGTGGGACAGGGCTAGGGGATTTCAGACTCATTCCTCTGTATTAAGAAGATTCCTAATTCATAGAgccctttctttctctgagcCATGACAAACTCACgggtttatttaaaaataaacacacagcatttttatttttaggctttATTACAGGTTAATGTTCTACAAAGGGTACAGCATGTGCTAAATTATGAAAGCTCTGACAGTGCATAATGATACAATTGCCATGTTTGTCATGGCTTTTCAAATTCTGCTAAAAGTGAGTGCTGCTTTACAGATAGAGCTGTACCCCTTGTGGTGGTGCTCCCCAACTTTCTTGgggaaaaaggcattttatacGTGGTTGCATTTAACCCACCTTGCGTGTATATGTGCCCAGGCGTGTTTCAGCTTGTGAAAAAATAGGGGAAAAGGGGAATGCTAGAAGGGCAGAGTGTAATAGAAATGAGTGAAGCAGTCTGAAAGGTTCCAGTGCTTCTAGTGTATTTTGGAAATTTGGACTCGACAGAGTAAAAACAGGTTCAGGAGGGCGCTTCTCAGGGCAATAAACTTTGCAATTCAAGGGTGGTGGGACTAGGTGAGATAAGCGGGTGATAGCATACCTGCTTCTTCATATCCAGTTGGTTCACTGAAGAAACTGGAGTGGAACATGCTTGGAATAGCTccactattttaaaatgcccccccccctttgtttcagccagtgttttttctttaaattctgaaTGTAATGCTTGTTCTTCATATTGTTCTGTGCACACTGCTTTTATAGGCACTTAATTCTGCTCGCAAGTAACACTACTTCTCTCCCTAGAACAGCATCCCCTGTGACTTGTGCAAGGAGCTCGTAACAGTGGTCGGCAAGGTTTTGAAGGACAATGGCACAGAGGTAAGCAGAGCTCCCCTTCTTCTTGCCCCAAAGGCACTCGTTGATTTAATTGTCCTAACAAGGTCTTGAGGTGAGGCGTTAGAAGGGGCCTGCATGATATTTTCCCAGTCTCAACAGCAAATGTGGAAAGGGGCAAGGTTACATAGGGTAGGGCTTTGAAATGCAGCCTCCTCGGATGTAGAGATTAGCACATTCTCAAGCCTTGCCCTCTCTAACATGTCCCTGACTGTCTGTAGATACTAAATGTGATTGTTCTTGTGCTAGTGGACCATTAATCTTGAGGGTGGGATAGTGCAGTGTGTAGAAGTGGATTACAGCAGGTGAAGTGGGCTTTATTTTGATTATGTGACTTCTTCATTTCATCTTTCATGAGCCCAGAGTACTTTGTGTGAACAGGTCACTTTCCCACCCGCCCATAATTTCACTTCCTCTTAAATGTAAATGGTCTGTGGGGGTAAGACTGCGTTGTGCAGGCCTTGCAGGAAGTATTTCAAAGTTCTCACTGTGGTGAGGGTCTCACTGAAGGACTGgggaaaataaagctgtaataCAAAACTTCTGTCTTGGCCATAGTGATCGTCCTGTTCAcctttttaaggagaaaatgtGTGTGGCCAAAGCTCAATTAGAGCTGAAGCCAGCCAGGACTGTGAGGGACAATAAATTTTTGTTAAACGATAACAGGAAAAGGAGGGCCAGAGAAAACACAGGTCCATTACTTGATGAGGATGGCCACCTCACAAACTGAGATGTAGACAAAGCAGAGACGTTCAGTGCCTTCCTCACTTCTGTTGTTGACATCAGTGATGGGCTCTGGGACCCCAGGTTCCCTGAGTTGGAGGACTGTGACTGCAGGGATGATAAACTCACACCTGGTGTGGGGTTTGCTGCTCCATCTGGATGCATACAAGTCGATAGCGTTTGTCCCAGTGTCCTCAGAGCAGCTTTGCAGGACCcctgttatttttcagttgtcttGGGAgtctggagaggtcccagttgactggaagctggcgAGCATAGTTCCAATTTttaagaagggaagaaagaagttaGTTTTGCTTGCTGGCTGGCTGTACCTACCTGACTCCAAGGGCCTTCTTAGGCTTTAGGCATTATGCATTTGGAAAGAGCTTTTGATATATGGCCCACCTTCTGTCCTGTTAGGATGAGATCCGCTCTTACTTGGAGAAGACGTGTGAGTTTCTTCCTGACCAAGGCCTGGCCTCTGAGTGCAAAGAAATTGTGGATTCCTACCTGCCGGTTATCATGGATATGGTCAAGGAGGAGTTTGTAAGTAAATGGCTTGTAACTGAATTGAAAATTGTGCCCTGGTTGGTTCTTGAATTTCAGTTCTGTGTAAGATGGTGCATGTGATCCTTTGTTTCTGTATGAGTCAGTGCTCGTTGGCattctttaaatgtatttgcagaTTGCTTCCTTACAGCaagggaaaatgtttcagagtAACGTTTCAGCTGACTGATTCTCTACTCTGTCATATAACAGTGCCATCAGTCTAGAGCTTTTATTTATGCATCTTCTCTCCCTCAGGATAAACCTGAAGTTGTATGCAGTGCCCTCTCACTGTGCCAGTCCCTTCAGAAGCACCTTGCAGCAATGAAACTTCAGAAACAGCTCCAGACCAATAAGATACCGGAGCTGGACTTCTCTGAACTGGCATCCCCGCTTATGGCTAACGTGCCTCTCCTCCTTTACCCTCAGGACAAGCCCAAGCAGAAGTCTAAGGTAAGAACTCAATGACATTATGCTGTGCAAGAGAAGTGAACCTTCTGTTCCAGAGTGCCAGTGCTCCTTTGTGTACGAGCTTATTGGTGATTGGCACGAGTTCAGCATTTATGCTTCTCCTGAGTTACTGTCTCCTAGTGAGTTTTGTGCTGCtgcatatatatacagataatttttttccctaaccTGAGGGTTGAAAGCTAAGTGAGGTAATAGCTGCAGCCCACGTGGACTGCATGTGTTGCTTTGGATTACCCTGTGCAGCTAAGCCTTGTGCTGGGCTGTTCCCATCCAGGACTGTCAAGCAGGTCTTGCTGGAAACAGCTTCTTCCAAGAGCAACTTTGGCACCAGTTTGGCACcagcattcaaagaaaaaagaatcctCCTGCTTTCTGATTAGTCTCCTGACTGTGCCCTTCAGAGGAAGCGTTTGCCTCTGAGTCCAGAGGTGACTGGCTCAGAAACAAGTCGTTGACAAAGGGGTGTAGGTGAGACTATGAATTTGGGAGTAGAGGCTGAGCTTAGACATGGGAGTTAACGGGTGGGTGGAGAACAAGCTGCTGTGGGTGGAGAGCTATGCCAGATTTGGAAGCCTTCCCGCTGTAAACAAACCCAAGAGACTTTGACTGGGTATCTTAGCAGTTATCTTGAGTTTTGCAGCCGAGTCGGTAGGTACCTAATCTCCACCTAGTGGCTGTTGCACGTACCAACAGCAGCTGGTCTTTTCGTATTAGGTACTCTATAGCATATTTATTTAGGTTTGCGTGTAGTTCAAAATAGCCTTTAAACTTAGTAATTGAAGCTTCTAAAATTAGCTGTTTGACGATGTGTCAGTTTAAGCTTCTTTTCACTCTTTGCCCAGGGAAATGGGGACGTGTGCCAAGACTGCATTCAGCTGGTTACTGATGTTCAGGAAGCTGTCAGGACAAATTCATCGTTTGTAAAGTCTTTAGTCGCTCATGCCAAGGAGGAATGTGACCGTTTGGGACCTGGAATGGCTGATATGGCAAGTTatctttctaattaaaaatcCACTTCTGtgtataaacataaaaaaaatttGTCAGTGCCTTAGTCCTCTCTGTAAAATCTCTAATTAAACAAAGGAGCATGTGTAATGTAGGATGTGCTACACAGTATAACACCACCACCTCAACACTGAAATCGTGAGCTTTCTGGTCAAACAAATGGTGGTgggagtggggagggaggggaaaaaggttGAAGGAGGAAGTTGCTGCTAGCCCTTAAAGACATCTTTCCTCAAAGAGACCTGGCAGGGTAATGGGGTCACACCAGTGTGCTTTTGCCCTGAGAGGAGCAGAAGGACTTACTAGATAAACAGCCATGTGGGCAGTGATTGTGTAACCTGAAATGTCACCTTATGTTTGGGACGAGCTCTGAAAGACAACAGTATAGTTATTAAGTAGAGCACGTAAATTAATACTTTGAGAAGTACTAGGAAATTCTAGGTTGCCTCTACTGCTTAAGTGGTTTGATAATGACAGCaagactttctttttcccacttcCTGCAGTGCAAGACCTATATCTCTGAATATTCTGACTTGGCTATCCAGATGATGATGCACATGGTAAGATCAGTAAACTGTAATATTtgctctcttttcatttttctgctttgtgtagCTGACTTGTTTGGAAGcaggaaacagagcaaaagcTCTACCCAGACTTTTACTGCAATGAGTCTTGTTGTTAACACTTTGAATGTGGCATTTAATTGGGTAGTAGTGACCTAAGTCcctgaatgttttcttcagctctttcctcttcttccacaACTATTTCACCAGTGCAAAAGGCATTCCAGTGCTTTGAGACACCGAGGAAAAGGTTTTATGTTCCTTTATATTTTCTCAGTCCTGcactttttcccctcaaataCTGTGTAAGCATGTTGGTCTTTGTCACAGTATTGCAAAATACATTCATGTAAGTGCTAGAGATAATGTGTCTTACTTGAAGCAAGACTAAACCTCCTCACTGTGGAATTGCTGTCCCAAATCTGCTGCTCTCTGGGCTCCTGATAGGAGCTGTAGGAAGTGTACTAGGTACTGCGCCAGTCCTGGTCTTCTGCAGCAACAATATATGACCTCTCACCGCCTCcatagcatttttctttaccCAGACCtcaaagaatttatttatttttttttaaaagggcaGGCCTTTCTTTAGAGAAGGCAGTGCAAATATGTAGCAAGTTATGGCATGTGTTTATGAATAGAGTCTCTGGCTACTGTGAACATGAATTTGGCAACACAGaggccttttttgtttttacacttcTGGTTGGAGGCAACCAGAAGAGACAACTCCTTCCAACAACAGCTAGTTTCTAACTGTGTAAGCATTGCAGCGCGGTTTGTTGCTGacacctgaaaacaaaatctgaccACACCTTGCATCTGGCTGAGTTTTCGGACTCTGAAAATAGTCTTGCCCAGGACATCTGAATACcttcaaataaataatgctgGTTAGCACTGTGCAATTGAATATTAAATGTGGATTGCTGTAGCACTGCTGAAGCTTAGGTGTGTGTTTGGGATGGGGCCAGTGTCATGCTCTGTCTTCATGGAAAGAGTTTGTGCAGTTCAAatgcttgactttttttttcttaactgttatctttaatttctcttattttcctctgtctccAATCTCCTTTGTCAACAGAAGGATCAGGTAGGTGAGCAACTTGCCTGTGGTGATAGCCTGCTTGTAGTTCACTTACTGCTCTTAAAGGGCTTGTAGTTCACTTCTTGCTTTATTAGCCGTGTACATGGTGTGATTGTACTCAGTTTTGACAGATACAAGGGATATTTATATGATAAAAACAGGGAAAGGCAGTAGATTTCCTCCAGTGGATCAGTCTTACTTGCAGCTCTGGCTACCAGCCCGTGATACCAAGATCTCAGCGGGTGGAGTGGAAGATCTGCTCGTTTTCATACCAGATAGATAGATGTGGGGAGAGCAAGCCAGAGGCTCCTGTCAGCTTCTGGTTTAATATTTGGGCTCAAAAGGGCTTGAGTGAAGCTGTCCCTGGGTCCTTTCTTGGTTAATCTTTAAATTTATAGTGGATCAGTTGTAGGGAATGCTCAGAATTGAAAAGAAGGTGCGGGAGACCTTCAGGCTCCTGCTTCCTAGAGCTGTTTGGGCTTCTAATTTAACCAGTCCTGGGGAGACCTTGTGTCTGTCATCTCTCTGAGAGAGAACCTGTCGTGTGTATGTGGGTGTTGCTCTAACATTCCTCTGGGGAAATGCTTACTACAATGCATGAACCAAAGGGCTTGACTTAaaggtgctgcctgctggggtctGAGGCAGCACTGCCAGTTGGaggtgctgcttctgcctgtgcATGAGGATGTGGCGTGATGCACACGAGCTGTTGCATAAACCTCTGCTGTAAGAAGCTCGATGCCCTGCTAACCGGGCGGGGTGTGATTTTCTAATTACCTGTAGGACCAAAGGTAACTTTTATAGCTTAAATAGACTTGggggatggggagaggcaggTGGATGATGACAACGCAAATTTAGTGTATTATTCTCTACAGCCCTTCCCGCTGTCTAGGTAGTGGGGCCTCCTTAGAGTAGTTTGCCTGATGTTGAGCATCTATTTTTGCATTTAGTAACATCAGTTTTCAGGACTTTCTCAAAAGACTTGGCCTTTTGAAAggctttgcttctgtttttcttctggtggTGAGAAGAACACTAGAAATTTGTATAGTTaatgcaaatacttttttttttttaaaaaaaaaaaaaaagaggctttaACACGGTTAACTTTTGTTTCTTATAGGCTGTGTTCAGTAATGCAGGaatctgtttctgtttgcaagGTGTGGTGTTACTGGATGCTTTAAAGCAGGTAGTTTGTGGATGAGAAAATGAGTCCTTTCTCCTAGGCATTGCTTCCAGTTCCTGGGTGAACTCTGGAGTCAGGATAATCAGCCTCTTCTGTAATAACTTGGAGCTTTCAGGGGAGCAGCTTACGGACGCAGGTCTAATGGGACGGTGGTGGTCTGTTTTGGTGTTGGTAGCTCTTAAGTCAACTCCTTTGAAGGGCTTGCATCGTGTATTAGCTCCTGGAAAATGGGTTTTTAAAGGGATGTGGCCTAACCTCTTCCTCTTTTAAAGGAGCTGCTAAGTTTGATTCGGTAGTTGTCCTGGCTATAACCACATCAAATGCTTTGGCAGTACTTGAAGTAGAAGTAGTCTTGAAACTCTAGTTGTGTTGGAGCCTTTTAAAGCTTTGGCCCCTGTTCTCTTTGCATTCCCACAAGCTCCCTAAAAAGGGCAATACCTTTTTATACCTTTCTTAGAAATGTTATACCTCTCTTTCCAGCAACCAAAGGACATCTGTGCCATGGTTGGATTCTGTCCTTCTGTGAAATCTGTTCCCCTTCAGACTCTGGTGCCAGCTCAGGTGGTTCATGAGGTGAAAATGGAAACTGTGGAGGTAAGATAACTTCTTGTTCCCAATGGCTTTGCTGTCCTGTGTGCTTTACTGTAATGAACTGgatggaacagaaaaataaaagcttgcaTACAGAGAATGCCCCAAGTCTTCCCACATATGAAATCCTTGCCTCTTGTTCTTGAGGTAGATCTGTAAAGTAGGAGACAGCTGACTGACTTGttgacaaattttatttttagttatccCATGAACACTCTTAAAATGGGACAGCGTTACCCATGCACAGGTGATTCTGATCAGTCAAAACACTGAAGCTCAGTTTGGAGAAGCACCTCagcttcccacagcccttgggtTGAGACATggactgaacttttttttcaaaaggaaagtcTCTTGCAGAATGTTACCCTCTGATGAACAGAGTTCAAACAATTTACTTCAAGTccttctgtttgattttttttttttttttttttccaaacaggagGATGCTTCTTTCAGTTCTAACAAATTTAGTTCTCAGTGCATTTTAAAGAACACTTCATATTTCCCTTGACTCCAGCCACTGTGGCAGTGCCTATTTCTGTaaggcagctccctgccttaCACAACGTGAGGACTGTGGTCTTAAATAATCATACAAAATTACTTTACTGTAAGGCATTTTACTAAGACCTCTGAGGTTTTGGGTTCTTCAAGACCTTTTAAATCCAGCTCAAACTAGCTAGCCAGGTAAATAAGTTAGTGCGCTGGACCTGAATGTGAATGCTGTTAGACTGATCTTCTACAAATTGTTCTCTGTCAAACCTGCTCATGTGTTGATTTATTGTTTTGTATAAATGTTTGTGTACTCAGAAAGCCTCGGTTCAAGACAAGACCTTTTCTTTGTGTGAAATCTGTGAGACTATGGTGAAAGAAGTGACCGGCCTGTTGGAGAGCAACAAGACAGAGGTGTGTAAGTGACAAAAATGGTACCTTTACCAAGGCTTTGGCTAAAATGGGGCTGACTTATTGCTGCTTtagaagagggaaggaaaagttaATTCTGTTACTTTCACAAGAGCAAGAGCTTCCTCTTTCTGTGTTAGGACAGAGTAAGCAAAAAACTTACTTTTGAATTGagtcatatttctgtttgtttgctacTAATCCTTCCTTGTACTCCAGGAGGAAATCGTGCATGAAATGGAGGTTGTCTGCTACCTGTTCCCAGCAAGTGTCAAAGACCAGTGTAAGGATTTCATCGAAGTCTACGGCCAGGCTTTGATTGACATGCTCTTGGAAGCAACAAACCCCGAAGCTGTGTGTGTGATGCTGAAGTGCTGTGCAGCCAACAAGCCTCCACAGCAGCCAGGTTGGTAATGAGGAATTAGTGCAGTTGCTAAACGAGCAGTTCACCAGTGGTTATATCCTCTGAGGACCCATGCTTCTGTCCTTGGTGTGATGCTGcctcctttcttctgtttgggGGAACTACCAAAgtgttgatgtgtttttttttttttttttgtcttagcTTTGGTGAAACCTGCAGGTGGCTTCTGTGATATCTGCAAGATGGTAGTTGCTTATGCAGACAAAGAGCTTGAGAAGAATGCCACAACAGCTGAAATTGAGGCTTTGCTGGAAAAAGTCTGCCACT
Proteins encoded in this region:
- the PSAP gene encoding prosaposin isoform X2 translates to MAAPLLGLLALLAAAVASPVVWQKDCAKGPEVWCQSLRTASQCGAVKHCQQNVWNKPTVNSIPCDLCKELVTVVGKVLKDNGTEDEIRSYLEKTCEFLPDQGLASECKEIVDSYLPVIMDMVKEEFDKPEVVCSALSLCQSLQKHLAAMKLQKQLQTNKIPELDFSELASPLMANVPLLLYPQDKPKQKSKGNGDVCQDCIQLVTDVQEAVRTNSSFVKSLVAHAKEECDRLGPGMADMCKTYISEYSDLAIQMMMHMDQQPKDICAMVGFCPSVKSVPLQTLVPAQVVHEVKMETVEKASVQDKTFSLCEICETMVKEVTGLLESNKTEEEIVHEMEVVCYLFPASVKDQCKDFIEVYGQALIDMLLEATNPEAVCVMLKCCAANKPPQQPALVKPAGGFCDICKMVVAYADKELEKNATTAEIEALLEKVCHFLPESVSDQCVQFVEQYEPVVVQLLAEMMDPTFVCTKLGVCGSAKQPLLGDDACVWGPGYWCKNMETAAQCNAVDHCKRHVWN
- the PSAP gene encoding prosaposin isoform X1, whose protein sequence is MAAPLLGLLALLAAAVASPVVWQKDCAKGPEVWCQSLRTASQCGAVKHCQQNVWNKPTVNSIPCDLCKELVTVVGKVLKDNGTEDEIRSYLEKTCEFLPDQGLASECKEIVDSYLPVIMDMVKEEFDKPEVVCSALSLCQSLQKHLAAMKLQKQLQTNKIPELDFSELASPLMANVPLLLYPQDKPKQKSKGNGDVCQDCIQLVTDVQEAVRTNSSFVKSLVAHAKEECDRLGPGMADMCKTYISEYSDLAIQMMMHMKDQQPKDICAMVGFCPSVKSVPLQTLVPAQVVHEVKMETVEKASVQDKTFSLCEICETMVKEVTGLLESNKTEEEIVHEMEVVCYLFPASVKDQCKDFIEVYGQALIDMLLEATNPEAVCVMLKCCAANKPPQQPALVKPAGGFCDICKMVVAYADKELEKNATTAEIEALLEKVCHFLPESVSDQCVQFVEQYEPVVVQLLAEMMDPTFVCTKLGVCGSAKQPLLGDDACVWGPGYWCKNMETAAQCNAVDHCKRHVWN
- the PSAP gene encoding prosaposin isoform X3; amino-acid sequence: MAAPLLGLLALLAAAVASPVVWQKDCAKGPEVWCQSLRTASQCGAVKHCQQNVWNKPTVNSIPCDLCKELVTVVGKVLKDNGTEDEIRSYLEKTCEFLPDQGLASECKEIVDSYLPVIMDMVKEEFDKPEVVCSALSLCQSLQKHLAAMKLQKQLQTNKIPELDFSELASPLMANVPLLLYPQDKPKQKSKGNGDVCQDCIQLVTDVQEAVRTNSSFVKSLVAHAKEECDRLGPGMADMCKTYISEYSDLAIQMMMHMQPKDICAMVGFCPSVKSVPLQTLVPAQVVHEVKMETVEKASVQDKTFSLCEICETMVKEVTGLLESNKTEEEIVHEMEVVCYLFPASVKDQCKDFIEVYGQALIDMLLEATNPEAVCVMLKCCAANKPPQQPALVKPAGGFCDICKMVVAYADKELEKNATTAEIEALLEKVCHFLPESVSDQCVQFVEQYEPVVVQLLAEMMDPTFVCTKLGVCGSAKQPLLGDDACVWGPGYWCKNMETAAQCNAVDHCKRHVWN